Proteins from a genomic interval of Medicago truncatula cultivar Jemalong A17 chromosome 3, MtrunA17r5.0-ANR, whole genome shotgun sequence:
- the LOC25490098 gene encoding eukaryotic translation initiation factor 3 subunit L, which yields MANDEERLQAQDLGYDPNFVPDPVKTFVVHLYRHIREKNVYEIHQMYETSFQTLSERFFKDTPWPSVDAVAQYVDNDHVFCLLYREMWFRHLYARLTPTLRQRIDSWDNYCSLFQVVLHGVVNMQLPNQWLWDMVDEFVYQFQSFCQYRAKMKNKTEQEIALLKQFDQAWNVFGVLNFLQALVEKSTIIQILEQEKEGLEQFTSNDGYDYNGGSNVLKVLGYFSMVGLLRVHCLLGDYHTGLKCLEPIDISQSGVYTIVIGCHITTIYHYGFANLMLRRYVDAIREFNKILLYIFKYKVYHQKSPQYEQILKKNEQMYALLAISLSLCPQSRLVDETVNSQLREKYGEKMSRMQRYDDEAFAMYDELFSYACPKFITPSAPSFEEPLVNYNQDAYRLQLKLFLYEAKQQQLLSGLRTFLKVYSTISLAKLASYMEVDEPTLRTILMTYKHKTHAVDSAGKIISNADVDFYIDDDTIHVVESKPSKRYGDYFLRQVVKLEKVINEMDSIKLE from the exons ATGGCGAACGACGAAGAACGTCTCCAAGCTCAAGACCTAGGCTACGATCCCAACTTCGTTCCCGATCCAGTCAAAACCTTTGTTGTTCACCTCTACCGTCACATCAGAGAGAAGAATGTATACGAGATCCACCAAATGTACGAAACCTCTTTCCAAACCCTATCTGAGCGTTTCTTCAAGGACACACCATGGCCCTCCGTAGACGCCGTCGCTCAATACGTCGACAACGACCATGTCTTCTGTCTTCTCTACCGTGAGATGTGGTTTCGCCACCTCTATGCTCGTCTCACTCCTACGCTTCGTCAGAGAATCGATTCGTGGGATAATTACTGTAGTCTCTTTCAGGTTGTTCTTCATGGTGTTGTCAATATGCAGCTTCCGAATCAATGGCTTTGGGATATGGTTGACGAGTTTGTTTATCAGTTTCAAAGCTTTTGTCAGTATCGTGCTAAAATGAAGAACAAAACTGAACAAGAAATTGCTCTCTTGAAACAGTTCGATCAG GCTTGGAATGTTTTTGGTGTTCTGAACTTCTTGCAAGCGCTAGTTGAGAAGTCAACGATTATTCAGATACTCGAGCAGGAGAAGGAAGGGCTTGAGCAATTCACTTCAAATGATGGCTATGATTACAATGGTGGTAGCAATGTCTTGAAAGTTTTGGGGTATTTTAGTATGGTTGGTTTGCTGAGGGTTCATTGTCTCTTGGGTGATTATCACACTGGTCTCAAGTGCTTGGAACCTATTGATATTAGTCAGTCAGGTGTTTACACCATTGTTATTGGATGCCACATTACCACCATTTACCACTACGGTTTTGCCAATCTTATGCTCCGCAG ATACGTTGATGCAATTCGTGAATTCAACAAAATTCTACTGTACATCTTTAAGTACAAGGTGTACCATCAGAAGTCTCCACAATATGAACAGATATTGAAGAAGAATGAACAAATGTATGCGTTGCTGGCGATTTCCCTCTCGCTCTGCCCCCAAAGCAGGCTTGTTGATGAAACCGTGAACTCTCAGTTGCGAGAGAAGTATGGCGAAAAGATGAGTAGAATGCAACGATATGATGATGAGGCTTTTGCTATGTATGATGAGCTCTTCTCATATGCATGCCCCAAGTTTATTACCCCTTCAGCGCCCAGTTTTGAAGAGCCTCTAGTAAATTACAACCAG GATGCGTATAGACTTCAATTGAAACTGTTCCTTTATGAAGCAAAGCAACAACAGTTGTTATCAGGTCTCCGGACCTTCTTGAAAGTATATTCAACAATCTCCCTTGCAAAACTTGCAAGTTACATGGAAGTAGATGAACCAACTTTAAG GACTATCTTGATGACATACAAGCACAAGACTCATGCTGTTGATAGTGCTGGAAAAATAATATCCAATGCTGATGTAGATTTCTATATTGATGAT GACACAATTCATGTTGTGGAGTCTAAACCTTCCAAACGGTATGGAGATTACTTCTTGCGTCAGGTTGTTAAG CTTGAAAAGGTGATCAACGAGATGGACAGTATAAAGCTGGAGTGA
- the LOC25490101 gene encoding uncharacterized protein: MSIISDALRQAFMPKREYESLREEQKAWGKLQRPVTISFVAIIWLAIIVSTVISLKIVFPGSDGKRPFCVRKIQSIEIGMKGGSYSDLIPGAFYLTDQEIADYYWMVVFIPSFIVFVLSGVYLIAGITVAYSAPTRHGCLKVVDNNYCASRRGGVRCLSILNLIFAIIFGLLALFLGSSLLTFMSNCSTPLFWCYEVASWGLAVLYGGTAFFLRRKAALILDEGSFSGRNLGLEMLETTPLEVTPEVERRVNEGFKAWMGSSLLSSDEEDEPDSYEEAPHLTHTNSNRQIP; the protein is encoded by the exons ATGTCGATCATCAGCGACGCGCTTCGGCAAGCCTTTATGCCCAAGCGCGAGTACGAGAGTCTCAGAGAAGAACAAAAAGCTTGGGGCAAGCTTCAAAGACCAGTGACAATTTCTTTTGTGGCTATAATTTGGCTTGCAATCATTGTTTCTACGGTTATTAGTTTGAAGATAGTGTTTCCCGGTAGCGATGGGAAGAGACCGTTTTGCGTTCGGAAAATTCAATCGATAGAAATAGGAATGAAAGGTGGCTCTTATTCGGATTTGATTCCTGGTGCTTTTTATCTTACCGATCAAGAGATTGCTGATTATTATTGGATGGTTGTGTTCATTCCTTCTTTCATTGTTTTCGTGCTTTCCGGCGTCTATCTCATTGCTG GTATCACTGTAGCTTATTCTGCTCCAACAAGGCATGGATGCTTGAAGGTGGTTGACAATAATTATTGTGCCTCAAGACGGG GTGGCGTTCGCTGTCTATCCATCTTGAATCTTATATTTGCCATCATCTTTGGTCTTCTTGCCTTGTTTCTTGGTTCAAGTCTCTTGACATTCATGAGCAACTGCTCTACACCTTTGTTTTGGTGCTATGAAGTTGCATCGTGGGGACTGGCTGTTCTATACGGTGGCACTGCCTTCTTCCTTAGGAGAAAGGCAGCTTTGATTCTTGATGAGGGGAGCTTTAGTGGACGAAATCTAGGTCTCGAAATGTTGGAAACGACTCCCCTGGAAGTCACACCAGAGGTGGAAAGACGTGTTAATGAAGGTTTTAAAGCATGGATGGGTTCATCCCTTCTTTCTtctgatgaagaagatgaacccGACAGTTATGAGGAGGCACCTCATTTAACACATACTAACTCAAACAGGCAAATACCGTGA